The Pochonia chlamydosporia 170 chromosome 1, whole genome shotgun sequence genome window below encodes:
- a CDS encoding 2-heptaprenyl-1,4-naphthoquinone methyltransferase (similar to Metarhizium acridum CQMa 102 XP_007810104.1): MSSQQVAHAATTGFDNASAYDVHRPSYPPQAVQSLLENLGVANKPHARIVDLAAGTGKFTELLAAREEQYEIVAVEPVAKMRGSLEGKHLKGVEVRDGLATGMEVGDGWADAVIAAQSFHWFANEEALKEIHRVLKPGAKFGIIWNIEDYNQPPHWTASTAWENKMKQLILALPPDGTDRFRDDKWRQVFERQAEDAAPWFEVPIQEDKIPFTERRTKELLWDRIHTLSQVAVLGGADKDVFKKRFDAILREGDQVWNEEGEVEFHGFTTYGWTRRL, encoded by the exons ATGTCGTCTCAACAAGTCGCCCACGCCGCCACAACCGGCTTTGACAACGCCTCTGCATATGACGTCCATCGCCCGTCGTACCCACCCCAAGCAGTCCAGTCATTATTGGAAAACCTGGGCGTGGCTAATAAACCGCATGCGAGAATAGTTGATCTTGCGGCTGGTACAGGCAAGTTCACCGAGTTACTGGCTGCCCGGGAGGAACAGTACGAGATTGTGGCCGTGGAACCAGTGGCCAAGATGCGAGGGAGTCTCGAGGGTAAACATCTGAAGGGTGTGGAGGTGCGTGATGGCCTGGCTACGGGTATGGAAGTCGGTGATGGGTGGGCAGATGCTGTCATCGCGGCTCAG TCGTTCCACTG GTTTGCAAACGAGGAGGCATTAAAGGAGATTCATCGGGTTTTAAAACCAggcgccaagtttggcatcatctgGAACATTGAGGACT ACAATCAACCGCCGCACTGGACGGCGTCTACGGCATGGGAAAACAAAATGAAACAACTTATCCTTGCGCTGCCGCCAGATGGTACCGACCGGTTCCGTGACGATAAGTGGCGACAGGTGTTTGAGCGTCAGGCCGAGGATGCTGCGCCGTGGTTTGAGGTGCCGATTCAGGAGGACAAGATTCCGTTTACAGAGCGGCGTACGAAGGAGTTGCTGTGGGATCGGATCCATACGCTCAGTCAGGTTGCTGTGCTGGGGGGTGCGGATAAGGATGTCTTTAAGAAGAGGTTTGATGCGATTCTGAGAGAGGGGGATCAGGTGTGGAATGAGGAGGGGGAGGTTGAGTTTCATGGGTTTACGACGTATGGGTGGACTAGGAGGTTGTAG
- a CDS encoding U6 snRNA-associated protein LSm6 (similar to Metarhizium acridum CQMa 102 XP_007810105.1): MSSAENGNISQGEGKDPSSFLSDIIGNPVIVKLNSGVVYKGELQSVDGYMNIALEKTEEYVNGKKRRDYGDAFVRGNNVMYISADS; encoded by the exons ATGTCATCAGCAGAGAACGGCAACATCTCACAAGGCGAGGGTAAGGACCCGTCCAGCTTCCTGAGCGACATCATCGGCAATCCCGTCATCGTGAAGCTCAACTCTGGCGTCGTCTACAAGG GCGAACTGCAATCCGTAGACGGATACATGAACATTGCGCTGGAAAAGACGGAGGAGTATGTCAACGGCAAGAAGCGCAGGGACTATGGCGATGCGTTTGTGCGAGGAAATAATG TAATGTACATTTCGGCAGATTCATAA
- a CDS encoding ubiquitin supergroup (similar to Metarhizium robertsii ARSEF 23 XP_007820436.1) yields the protein MSGEETSPPRPRAKKLPFKPTALRKSASQKVETPADATNTDDDGLELFRRSKEMEPIMAADRERRMKKKQKQEEERRKSAESAKRQLEDEDQTGVEVDEVRHDSPQDARSGTPVIGEPKDGNSTRFVSRVEGEVCLFTLADGLQSELVTPPASKRTRLDTPPSRRNVENIDIVPDDSPSTRLLRSHTKTTTTGSVHHPIIGAPNAEPISLLDSDDDDDDCVQITSIHTRQRDDSVEVLETSFAAQDDDDEFAEYIRKAEEQRARDKAMLSVGPDGAAAKDPIDVLVTSVVPGTKPCCFKFLFDKQLRVARNTWLSLQHHKGLLKEVQKEDDIILTWRRQKVYAFSTLLSLGIRPQGNGRAVVDGNSSNGLAGDRTRVHMEAWTLELFQEMEREGEQRRKREAGELPDDETSPQDEGEPPPPEVKIRVILKARDLEDVRLTVRPETTVETLVTGFRSQRSIGSDKDVGLWFDGDRLEEHVTMDEAEIDDMDTFEVHIK from the coding sequence ATGAGTGGAGAGGAGACTTCTCCTCCGCGCCCCAGGGCCAAGAAGCTCCCCTTCAAGCCGACAGCTTTGCGCAAATCTGCGTCGCAAAAAGTCGAGACACCCGCCGATGCTACCAACACCGACGACGATGGCCTTGAATTGTTTCGCAGGTCAAAGGAGATGGAGCCCATTATGGCTGCCGACCGTGAGAGacggatgaagaagaagcagaaacaggaggaggagcgaCGAAAGTCGGCCGAATCTGCGAAAAGGCAacttgaggatgaggaccAGACGGGAGTCGAGGTGGACGAGGTACGGCACGACTCTCCTCAGGACGCTCGGAGTGGCACACCTGTTATTGGTGAGCCTAAGGATGGAAATTCAACGAGGTTTGTATCCAGAGTTGAAGGCGAGGTTTGCTTGTTCACTTTGGCTGACGGGTTGCAAAGCGAGTTGGTTACGCCGCCGGCATCAAAACGCACACGCTTGGATACGCCACCCTCTAGACGCAATGTCGAGAATATAGATATTGTGCCAGACGATTCACCATCTACCCGACTATTGCGATCACATACCAAGACAACTACAACAGGCAGCGTACACCATCCCATAATTGGAGCACCAAACGCAGAACCAATCAGTCTTCTTGACtcggatgacgatgacgacgactGTGTGCAAATAACATCAATACACACTCGGCAACGGGACGATAGTGTCGAAGTCCTCGAGACCAGCTTTGCCGCtcaagacgatgacgacgaattcGCCGAGTACATCCGCAAGGCAGAGGAGCAGCGTGCGCGAGATAAAGCCATGCTCAGCGTTGGCCCAGACGGAGCAGCCGCCAAAGACCCCATTGACGTTCTGGTGACATCTGTGGTGCCGGGCACGAAGCCCTGCTGTTTCAAGTTTTTGTTCGACAAGCAACTGCGCGTTGCTCGCAACACGTGGCTCTCACTTCAGCATCACAAGGGTCTCCTGAAGGAAGTACAAAAGGAAGACGACATTATTCTCACATGGCGGAGGCAAAAGGTATACGCATTTTCCACATTGCTCTCCCTGGGGATTCGACCGCAGGGCAATGGGAGGGCCGTCGTTGACGGAAACAGCTCAAACGGCCTTGCTGGGGACAGGACAAGAGTCCACATGGAGGCGTGGACGCTGGAGTTATTCCAGGAAATGGAGCGCGAGGGGGAGCAGAGGCGCAAGAGGGAAGCTGGCGAATTACCAGACGACGAAACGTCGCCCCAGGATGAAGGGGAGCCACCTCCTCCAGAAGTCAAGATTCGCGTCATCCTCAAGGCCCGAGACCTAGAAGACGTGAGATTAACGGTACGGCCGGAGACAACGGTCGAGACGCTCGTCACCGGATTCCGCAGCCAGCGGTCCATCGGGTCCGATAAAGATGTCGGACTGTGGTTTGACGGCGACAGGCTAGAAGAGCATGTCACCATGGACGAGGCGgagattgatgacatggacacgTTTGAAGTGCACATAAAATAG
- a CDS encoding nucleoside-diphosphate-sugar epimerase (similar to Talaromyces marneffei ATCC 18224 XP_002153119.1) — translation MKIIVTGATGFVGTEVLRQAIHHPSITSIVALGRRSTPAPEPNSKFRALVCEDFSKYTDEIKTEFQTADAIIWLMAVTPSKAKALKWDDVRRICYDYTVTGLDTLSAVQRSGQPVRFVYASGANAERDQSKKPWIMGDMCLLRGEVETKVLETAKQSNGVFESCVLKPGLISGPGREGILMSTTQMLLKAVAGVPNLEVRDMAATMLDLAVKGFEKDTFLNEEIIHIGQRARGELNA, via the exons ATGAAAATCATCGTCACAGGCGCAACAGGCTTCGTCGGCACCGAAGTCCTCCGCCAAGCCATCCACCACCCATCAATCACATCCATCGTCGCCCTGGGACGTCGCTCTACACCCGCCCCAGAGCCCAACTCCAAGTTCAGGGCCCTGGTGTGCGAGGACTTTTCCAAATACACCGATGAGATAAAGACGGAGTTCCAGACAGCAGATGCGATCATCTG GCTCATGGCCGTGACGCCTTCTAAGGCCAAGGCCCTGAAGTGGGATGACGTCCGTAGGATATGCTACGACTACACCGTCACTGGACTTGATACACTGTCCGCTGTGCAGAGGAGTGGCCAGCCAGTCCGGTTTGTGTACGCGAGTGGCGCGAATGCCGAGCGGGATCAGAGCAAGAAGCCTTGGATTATGGGCGACATGTGTCTGCTGCGG GGAGAGGTGGAAACCAAAGTCCTCGAAACGGCAAAGCAGTCAAACGGCGTGTTTGAGAGCTGCGTCCTCAAACCAGGATTGATAAGCGGTCCCGGACGGGAAGGCATCCTGATGAGCACGACGCAGATGCTTCTCAAGGCTGTGGCCGGCGTGCCGAATCTAGAAGTGAGGGACATGGCGGCCACGATGCTAGACTTGGCTGTGAAGGGGTTTGAAAAGGATACATTTCTGAACGAGGAGATCATCCATATTGGACAAAGGGCACGTGGGGAGTTGAATGCGTGA